Proteins from a genomic interval of Clostridium sp. AN503:
- a CDS encoding AraC family ligand binding domain-containing protein, with product MIKQEEKKCPACRMQGKTAESSVELETARSGITVSRRRRPADFMMPQDHYHRYYELYYLVSGRCRVFLDHTIYHMEPGNMILIEPLALHHTIYGLVQESERIAVSFHADYMERMEAQCGAGWRTHPGSAPLCAVEPGRRAYVESLFRKILAEQTNRDEFTDMLSQNYLFELLAFMGRCGRESRQPQMEDVKEAAQETEIQNAARYICQPFQRASDAGTGGGAGSHDSLLFFAEI from the coding sequence ATGATAAAACAGGAAGAAAAAAAGTGTCCTGCGTGCCGGATGCAGGGGAAGACGGCAGAATCCAGCGTGGAGCTTGAGACGGCCAGGTCCGGTATTACGGTCAGCCGCAGGCGGCGGCCGGCGGATTTTATGATGCCGCAGGACCATTATCACCGGTATTATGAGCTTTACTACCTGGTATCAGGGCGGTGCCGGGTGTTTCTCGACCATACGATCTATCATATGGAGCCGGGGAATATGATCCTGATCGAGCCGCTGGCGCTCCATCACACGATCTATGGGCTGGTGCAGGAGAGCGAGCGGATCGCAGTCAGTTTCCATGCAGACTATATGGAACGGATGGAAGCACAGTGCGGCGCCGGATGGAGGACTCATCCTGGCTCTGCTCCCTTATGTGCAGTAGAACCGGGCCGTCGGGCATATGTGGAGAGCCTGTTCCGGAAGATCCTGGCGGAGCAGACAAACCGGGATGAATTCACGGACATGCTGAGCCAGAACTATCTGTTTGAACTGCTGGCTTTTATGGGGCGCTGCGGCAGGGAGAGCCGTCAGCCGCAGATGGAGGATGTGAAGGAGGCTGCGCAGGAGACGGAGATCCAGAATGCTGCCAGATATATCTGTCAGCCATTTCAGAGAGCCTCTGACGCTGGAACTGGTGGCGGAGCGGGTTCACATGACTCCCTCCTATTTTTCGCGGAGATTTAA
- a CDS encoding cell division protein ZapA, whose translation MEQKNYTEVLIDGTIYTLGGAEEEFYLRKVAAYLNEKIGKIRKQDGFRRMNADYQNLTIHLNIADDYFKEQERADLLAEQKAALEKDAYSLKHELITIQMKLESLEQELEATRWKLQEAEQAAAAEGKKNLAVQQAVDAENKKNRAEQQAAEAENRKNRAEQRAHTAQEKKHKAEQQAAEAAQEAEAKHQAEHQTAEEDWQKAEDEKQKALQAAAAAVAAKKPQRR comes from the coding sequence ATGGAACAGAAAAATTATACGGAAGTTTTGATAGATGGAACCATATATACCCTGGGTGGAGCTGAGGAGGAGTTTTACCTCCGCAAGGTGGCTGCATATCTGAATGAAAAGATTGGGAAGATCCGGAAGCAGGACGGATTCCGCAGAATGAATGCGGATTACCAGAACCTGACCATACATCTGAATATTGCGGACGACTATTTCAAGGAGCAGGAGCGGGCGGATCTGCTGGCAGAGCAGAAGGCGGCGCTGGAGAAGGATGCATATAGCCTGAAGCATGAACTGATCACGATACAGATGAAGCTGGAGTCATTGGAGCAGGAGCTGGAGGCCACCCGTTGGAAGCTTCAGGAAGCCGAACAGGCAGCGGCGGCAGAAGGAAAGAAGAACCTGGCGGTACAGCAGGCTGTAGATGCGGAGAATAAGAAGAACCGTGCAGAGCAGCAGGCCGCAGAGGCAGAGAATAGGAAGAACCGTGCAGAGCAGCGGGCTCACACAGCGCAGGAGAAGAAGCACAAGGCAGAACAGCAGGCGGCAGAAGCAGCACAGGAAGCAGAGGCGAAGCATCAGGCAGAGCATCAGACTGCGGAGGAAGACTGGCAGAAGGCGGAGGACGAGAAGCAGAAGGCTTTGCAGGCTGCTGCGGCAGCGGTGGCGGCGAAGAAGCCGCAGCGCCGTTAA
- the ruvA gene encoding Holliday junction branch migration protein RuvA, with amino-acid sequence MFSYIKGTLEEILEDRIVVETGGIGWNIHVPLSVLDRIPRTGGEVRIYTSFQVREDAMTLYGFLSRQDQQMFEQLLGVNGIGPKAALGILSTLQPDDLRMAIISEDAKAISRAPGIGPKTAKRVILDLKDRIKMEDILPGSFAGGSEVPSSAATGMEGVGKEAIEALVALGYSMTEATKAVRQVEITEGMSAEAVLKGSLKYLAF; translated from the coding sequence TTGTTTTCATATATAAAAGGTACGCTGGAAGAGATTTTAGAGGACAGGATCGTGGTGGAGACCGGGGGCATCGGATGGAATATCCATGTGCCTCTGTCAGTGCTTGACCGGATTCCCAGGACCGGCGGGGAGGTGCGGATCTACACCTCGTTCCAGGTACGGGAGGACGCCATGACGCTGTATGGCTTCTTAAGCCGCCAGGACCAGCAGATGTTTGAGCAGCTTCTTGGGGTGAACGGCATTGGACCGAAGGCGGCGCTGGGTATTCTGTCCACACTTCAGCCGGATGACCTGCGGATGGCCATCATTTCCGAGGATGCGAAGGCTATTTCCCGGGCGCCCGGGATTGGACCGAAGACGGCGAAGCGGGTGATCCTGGATCTGAAAGACCGGATCAAGATGGAGGATATTCTGCCGGGCAGTTTTGCAGGCGGATCGGAAGTGCCTTCTTCGGCGGCAACCGGTATGGAGGGCGTCGGAAAAGAGGCGATCGAGGCTTTAGTGGCTCTGGGATATTCCATGACGGAAGCCACGAAGGCGGTACGGCAGGTGGAGATCACAGAAGGGATGTCGGCAGAAGCGGTGTTAAAGGGTTCCCTGAAATACCTGGCATTTTAA
- the ruvB gene encoding Holliday junction branch migration DNA helicase RuvB has product MERRIITTEVTEEDKYIEPSLRPQMLSEYIGQEKIKNNLKVYIDAAKARGESLDHVLFYGPPGLGKTTLSGIIANEMGVHMKVTSGPAIEKPGEMAAILNNLQEGDVLFVDEIHRLNRQVEEVLYPAMEDFAIDIMLGKESSARSIRLDLPHFTLVGATTRAGLLTAPLRDRFGVVQKLEFYSTEELAVIVKHSARVLGVEIEDTGAAEIARRSRGTPRLANRLLKRVRDFAQVKYDGVITKAVADFALDILDVDKLGLDNNDRSILLLMIEKFGGGPVGLDTLAAALGEDAGTLEDVYEPYLLMNGFINRTPRGRVATESAYRHLGIPFEG; this is encoded by the coding sequence ATGGAACGACGGATCATAACGACGGAAGTCACGGAAGAGGATAAATACATAGAGCCGAGCCTACGCCCCCAGATGCTGAGCGAGTATATCGGGCAGGAAAAGATCAAGAATAATCTGAAGGTATATATCGATGCGGCCAAGGCGAGAGGGGAGTCCCTGGACCATGTGCTGTTTTACGGCCCGCCGGGATTGGGCAAGACAACCCTGTCTGGTATCATAGCCAATGAGATGGGGGTCCATATGAAGGTCACCTCCGGCCCGGCGATCGAGAAGCCCGGAGAGATGGCGGCGATCCTTAATAACCTCCAGGAGGGGGATGTTCTGTTCGTGGATGAGATCCACCGGCTGAACCGCCAGGTGGAGGAGGTTTTGTACCCTGCCATGGAGGATTTTGCGATCGATATCATGTTGGGGAAGGAATCCTCGGCGCGGTCTATCCGGCTGGATCTGCCGCATTTTACTCTGGTGGGAGCCACGACGCGGGCAGGTCTTTTGACTGCGCCTCTGCGGGACCGTTTCGGTGTGGTGCAGAAGCTGGAGTTTTATTCTACAGAAGAGCTGGCGGTCATTGTGAAGCATTCGGCGCGGGTGCTGGGAGTGGAGATTGAAGATACAGGAGCCGCGGAGATCGCACGGCGCTCCAGGGGGACGCCGCGTCTGGCGAACCGTCTTCTTAAGCGTGTGAGGGATTTTGCGCAGGTGAAATATGACGGTGTGATCACGAAGGCGGTAGCGGATTTTGCACTGGATATCCTGGATGTGGACAAGCTGGGACTGGACAACAATGACAGGAGTATCCTGCTTTTGATGATAGAAAAGTTCGGCGGCGGCCCGGTTGGTCTTGATACTCTGGCGGCGGCGCTGGGAGAGGATGCAGGAACGCTGGAGGATGTGTACGAGCCGTATCTTTTGATGAACGGATTTATAAACAGGACGCCCCGTGGCCGGGTTGCCACTGAGAGTGCGTACCGGCATCTGGGGATTCCTTTTGAGGGATGA
- a CDS encoding helix-turn-helix transcriptional regulator yields the protein MTPSYFSRRFKKLTGFGYKEYLNYVRLKEASRMLLETDLPVMDIAQLCGFSDGNYFGDLFKKEKGISPRLYRKNPQIL from the coding sequence ATGACTCCCTCCTATTTTTCGCGGAGATTTAAGAAACTGACCGGTTTCGGATATAAGGAATATTTAAACTATGTGCGGCTGAAGGAGGCGTCCAGGATGCTTCTGGAGACAGATCTGCCGGTGATGGACATTGCCCAGCTCTGCGGATTTTCGGACGGGAATTATTTCGGAGATCTGTTTAAAAAGGAAAAGGGGATCTCCCCGCGTCTGTACCGGAAAAATCCCCAGATATTGTGA
- a CDS encoding ribonuclease H-like domain-containing protein: MITIEKRLDLPNTYPLERIGPLEELLFFDIETTGFSGDYSNLYLIGCTYYKDGGWNLIQWFADNAASEVQLLDSFFDFLKAYRILVHFNGDGFDIPYLLKRCRHFGLSYDFSSVESVDIYKKIKPYKKLLGLESMKQKSIEQFLGISRSDKYSGGQLIEVYQDYLVTREKFLYDLLILHNEDDLKGMPVILPILNYPDLLEHPLRFLSHQVLEETGFFGDIHHLLKLTCESDYEVPVPFDSSNTPVNCSVEGRRMEFTIDLFDGTLKHFYPNYKDYYYLVYEDTAVHKSIGEYVDKDARVKATAKTCYTKKNGCFVPQFEPIWEPVMKQEPKDKLCYADLSDICLQDPACFQAYLRQLLKHLGVK, encoded by the coding sequence ATGATAACGATAGAAAAACGCTTAGACCTTCCCAACACCTACCCGTTAGAACGGATCGGACCGCTGGAAGAACTGCTCTTTTTTGACATTGAGACCACCGGGTTTTCCGGTGATTATTCCAATCTGTATCTGATCGGCTGTACCTATTATAAAGATGGCGGCTGGAATCTGATCCAGTGGTTTGCAGACAATGCTGCCTCGGAAGTGCAGCTTCTGGACAGCTTTTTCGATTTTCTCAAGGCCTACCGCATCCTGGTGCATTTCAACGGAGACGGGTTTGACATCCCTTATCTCTTGAAGCGCTGCCGCCACTTCGGACTGTCCTATGACTTTTCATCCGTGGAGAGCGTGGACATTTACAAAAAGATCAAGCCCTACAAAAAGTTACTGGGGCTGGAGAGCATGAAGCAAAAATCCATTGAGCAGTTTTTGGGCATATCCCGCTCGGACAAATATTCCGGCGGGCAGCTGATCGAAGTCTATCAGGATTATCTGGTGACCCGTGAGAAGTTCCTTTATGACCTTCTCATATTACATAACGAGGACGATCTAAAGGGAATGCCGGTCATACTTCCGATCCTGAACTATCCGGATCTGCTGGAGCATCCCCTGCGGTTTTTAAGTCATCAGGTGCTTGAAGAGACCGGCTTTTTCGGCGATATCCATCATCTGCTGAAACTGACCTGCGAGAGCGACTATGAAGTACCCGTACCATTTGACAGCTCCAATACACCGGTGAACTGCTCTGTGGAGGGCCGCCGGATGGAGTTCACCATCGACTTATTCGACGGCACCCTCAAACATTTTTATCCCAACTACAAGGATTACTACTATCTGGTTTATGAGGATACGGCTGTCCATAAGAGCATCGGCGAATATGTGGACAAGGACGCCCGGGTAAAAGCCACCGCCAAAACCTGCTATACCAAAAAGAACGGCTGTTTTGTGCCTCAGTTTGAACCGATCTGGGAACCGGTGATGAAGCAGGAACCCAAGGACAAGCTGTGTTACGCTGACTTAAGCGATATCTGCCTCCAGGATCCGGCCTGTTTCCAGGCATATCTGCGGCAGCTCTTAAAGCACCTGGGCGTGAAGTAA